The DNA window GGACTGTAACAAAAAAAGTGTACTGTTTTGGGTAGAATTCAGAATTCAAAAATATCACTCAAGCGTATTGTTCGGCTTATGGCCAACGCGTGCCCTAAACAATCTCATTTATAAGAACCCCCGAGGATATGCTGATCAAAAAAAGGCAGACTTAAGACTTGAAATTAAAGGAATATTTATCTAAATGAAAGCATGTGTTAATTTTGGTGTCACAACTTTGGTTTGAATTATACTATAGTGAATGGCCATTTCTCATCCTGTATACGTTTTTGGCAAAATAATAAGGAAAAACTCTTACCAAGTAGAACAAGACCCAAACGTAATAGTAGTTTAAACATTTTCAATTAAGGaatattatcaataaaagtGAAGATTAATCACAGACGTTTTTATCgttgttttgtaaattattgttatattaaattattaaagagtaaattaaaattgcCAAGTAAATACACTCCCACCCTGACCACATTCACACACAAAACGAACCACACCAATTTCAGGTTTAAACCAAAGACTCAATTCAACAACCAAGTGACCAACGACTATGTTGCAAACTGTCATCACTAGAACGTCTGTCACATTACAAACCCTAAAAGTCATAACTCAAAACAAGAAGAAGATTGTATTGTACTTGCAGAAATAATACTGGGTGGCTCGCTGCGTGTCAGTAGGTTAAGAACACAGTCATAGTacacatattaaatttaaactttcatgtatataatatgaatgGTTGAATTTTATTCCATGGTTGCCTAGATCTTAGGTGTAAATTTTAAACACAAGCGGCAGTAATGATTGACGAAAATAACCTTTTACCAacctaattaagttatattcacattaaaataagCTTTGATTTAACATACGATtaaataactgatgaaaatATATCAGTAACATTTAGGTACTCACCTGCTTATACATGGCAACTCCACACTTGGGCAGAGGGGACGGAGGCAACCTTTTTTAATTCAGCTGGGGGTGTTCTCATAATTAGTGTCCtatttttatggataactaATAAGAGAAGTATATGtcattaatttgattataagatattaaacttgattttaaattgataaaagttttcatgccctttcccggaggaaacttatcggaataaaaagtatcatatacgTTGCGGAATAttagctacaactataccaaattttatttatatccgttcagtagttttaacatgatgcctggacagacagtcaaacaaaaattaaataaaaatctattttgaacTCAGCATCGATGATCAGATGTACAGAAATAGCATccgaaaatatttttgaaaactgtAAATCACATGTAACCTGCAACTGTAAGGAAGTCGCAAGCAACAGCTATTATCATATAATAATGGTTGTTGTGTTGGTTAATTGGTGGAATGAAAGTGAGTGAGGATAGAAAACTTAGGGTAGCATGTATATAGTTTTATTGGTAACTTCGATCCCACAGCCACGTATGTCCTCCACAAATCTTTGGTTTCTGTCTGTGGTACATCCGGGCTACTTAGGCAACTGCTGGCGTGTACTTCCGGTATGTTGAGGTGTCAAAAAACTTAATGACATTTGTCAAGTCCACGAAAATGATGCCGGCGATGGCGCAACTACagttttgtgtattatttttagtatatgtGGCTACACAATGCACTAGTACAAATGTGGACACAGTGTCTAGTGGTATTAATATAAAGAACGTTGACCGAACGATCGATATTTCCTCTCAGCTCGTAAAAATCACATCAAAAGTAACCTTGGAAAACACAGGCAAGTCGCCGGTAAAAAACTTCCTATTAGCAGTGGAAGGCACAGGTAAAGCGAAATTAGCTTTTATTGGGACAAAGGACGGCAATAATAAAGATCTCCGCAATGTGGAGACCGATGTGAAAGGTAATGACGATGCAAAGTTTTGGCGTGTCGATTTGAAAGAAAGCATCAATGCTGGTTCCACGGCCTCTGTAGTTGTCGAAACTGTGTACACCAAGGCACTACAACCGTACCCGACATCAATAACGCAACAAGAGGAGCAATTGGTTAAATACCTTGGAAACTTGTACTTCTATTCGCCATACCCTGTCTCATCTCAGAAGACCAATGTAATACTGAACACTAAAGCGGTGGAAACCTTCACTAAAGTCAAACCGTTTTTGCAACTAGATGGCTCAATTTCATACGGACCTTATTCTAATACGGCTGCTTTTACAGAGAAAGAATTGGTAGTCCATTATAAGAACAACTCTCCATTTTTAACTGTTACACGTTTAGAGAGATTAATTGAAGTTTCACACTGGGGTAATATAGCTATAGAGGAAACTATAGAAGTTGAACACACTGGTGCCAAGCTTAAAGGTCCATTCTCGAGATACGATTACCAACAAGACCACCACAGTGGGCCAGCTAGTGTACGATCTTATAAAACCCTACTACCTGCATCAGCTTCTGATGTTTACTATAGAGACACTAATGGCAACATCTCTACCTCAAACATGAGGGTGAAGAAAGACTCAGTTGAATTAGATTTAAGACCAAGATATCCTTTATTTGGAGGCTGGCGATCACATTACACGCTTGGATACAATGTGCCAAGTTATGAGTACTTATATTATTCTGGCAATGAGTATTTACTGAAGATGCGAGCAGTTGATCACGTTTTTGATGATATGCAAATTGATGAATTGATCACAAAGGTTATTCTTCCTGAAGGAACAACAAATATAAAGGCCAACTTCCCCTTCGCAGTTACAAGGCTTCCAGACAGTTTACACTATACATATTTAGACACAAAAGGTCGTCCTGTAATAACTTTCACTAAGACTAACATTGTGGAGAATCATATTCAAGATTTCCAACTTCGCTACTCGTTCCCTCGTATTTTGATGTTACAGGAGCCTCTACTGGTTGTTGGTTTcctttatacattatttttgtgtgttattatttatgtgagATTAGATTTCTCTATCCATAAGTCTGAACACCCTCATAAGGATTAAGACCTATTCTAGAATGGGTGAATTTGCATTAATCCCTTTTTCACAAACTCATAGCGTCATCAACCTACTTGATGCTAGTACATGGAGTTTACAAATATCAATGTAATTGTCCAGATAAGTATTGATTGCTCTATCTGGACAATTTTGTGTAGAATTCGCCCTTCTGGTAAAAgcctaattttaataatttaggtCTAGTTTGTATGTGATATCTCATCAAAACCTCACTGTATAATTGTTGTATTTTCCAGTCATcaatttgtatacaataataatgtGTAGTGATTGCATTtatcattttcaaataaaattgcaCTTATGTTGAGAATAAAATCATcacttataaattttaatggtgttttttaattaaacttgatATTTAGGAATgtttacctactttaaaaaataaggcAAATTGGATCATAAAACAGTTAAGTTCATTTACTAGCAACCTTATAACTTAACCTTTGCCTTATGGTAGacataaattttgaaatattttttgctacttataacaaaatataaacatagaaCTTAGTGTGGACTTTATCATAATATGGTGTTATCAAGCTCTACAATAGGTAAGGCAGCTTTCATAAGAAAGGTTGTTGTTgtctgttttttatatatttagtttgctAATCAACAGTACCACAACaatgtcttttaatttttttaattaatattttcctgTGGCACTAACAAATAAGTAGTTTTCTATTggtaaaagaattttcaaaatcggttcagtagatccagagataAAACCCCTATAGCCCTACAACCTCACAAACTACctctttttaatataagtattttataacaaattcaaTTAATTTCAAACTGATTTCAGCTTCTATTAACTTAAGAGGAATAGTTATTGTTAAATTAGTCAAAATCATACTCTTATTTGATTCGTATTTAGAAGGATTTAACCAAGAAATTCCTACCAAACTTTTATGAGTTGTTGCTGTACCCTCATATGTGTAGGATTTGTGTAGTTACATATTATAGAGGAACTTTAAGTATGAGTGGTCTGCTGAGGAGATCTGTTCTCTATCTCGAATGATATACACCAGATCTTGGCAGGTAAAAAATCTGTTTGCGTtctaaatcaatattttaactTCCCctgattaaaatttacatataatattacatatagttttataatttttattcgtgGTTTACCTATACCTGttttatctacacttggagAAATCATTTCGgaaaaatttttggaaccgacaggatgtaatttttatatgcattttaaatttataaaattaaattcaggATGGAAAGTTTCAAAAAATGGGGTCTTGAATACTTCACTATCATAGTGGTGGAATTTTATATCCTTTCGTGGTTTATACCTACACTATATAAAGAATACACCCTCTGAAATTCATGCCTCTAGGCATTTTAGGCTCGGCGGTTTAGGCTCTCCAGCCGTTTTTCTACCTAAAACTATGATACACATATTTCTTCATTGTATTGAACCACTTAACATTAAGAGGAACtgaggcatgctggtttcctcacgatgttttccttcaacgttgaaacaagtgacattttaattgcttaaaaaaactatgtgcgtttttttaagcaattggAAAAGTACttattagaaaagtaagaggtgcgtgctgggattagaaaaCGGcgcccgaaagcgaagtcgaagttctacccaccgggctatcaccTATGTATGTTTATACAAACTCCTATTTAACCCTCCGGgggtggtttttttataaaaaaaacccttagtGCGCGTACCTAACACGTCATAACAAAATCCTAGTGTCAAAATTCCAAGTTTATAACCCCAGCTGCTTAGCTGTGATAATCAGTAAGTCCGGACCATTTTATATAAGTCCATAGATGTAATGTATACACTATATATTGGTAACTAactcatattaaatcatttaaaacttttttagtgTTTATTGCAGCAGATAATACCTGTTCAAGTGTActgattatttttgtatgaagtgCTCTCAATTGAGCCTTCGCACACGTTGCTTTAAGAGGGTGAATTCGGAATTTATGCAAAAGAAAGTTAACATACTTACTCGTTTTGGtttgataaaattaacaaaaaaaaaacgagattAATTTCGTGAATTCTCAGTATCAACTATTAATTATGAAATTCCTAAATTGGCGGACTACACGCATACAAGTCGAGTTTACACGTGACGTCGAGGCAACTTTTCCATAGAATAACTGGGTAGTCCGCACAATAACAGCGTCGAGGCGTGGGCAGTGTCGTAAAGTAAAAGCGGAAGCAAGGTGCCTCCGCTACGAATATGGTTGTTTCACTAGGTGTACCCCAGTggagtgcatagagggtatgcagatgatataaaatgaagaaaaactccagtacgagttataaatacttaagggtaggctttttataactcttacaatgcctatccttaagtttttataactcgaattggagattttctttattttatttcatctgcataccctgtgcataccttctatgcacgccactggactatacttacttacaatcttcccttttttaaattgattgctTGTATAAGTGCAAGTGaagcgatagcccagtgggtagaagctaaacttcactttcggaggccgggttcgaatcccagcatgcacctcaaacttttctaagttatgtgtgttttaagtaattaaaatatcacttgcttcaacggtggaagaaaacatcgtgaggaaacctgcatgcctgagtgttctacataatgtattgtgaaaattaagcttaatttgctatacgccgCAAAAAgcatccttatactccacaccaaacagatcttccgaaatgtaccctctacgcacgtttcgcgcATCCtcagatgatgactttacaatgaataattgttgttttgcttaattttgataataagtttatcattccgcaaagtaatgcctgcttctatccaatattctacataatgttctcataggtgtgcgaagacccgtaccctgtagtgggtcggtaatgggttgatattacaTTGATGATAATTGCAAGTTTGTCTTCATCAGAGATGACGACATGTTGCACGGAACGTCAAAAGAAAGTATAGCAGACCGCGACTCGACTCCATCTGAATAAGCGCTTTGAAAGTGCTGCGAAGCCGTCACGCGACATGGCACACCGGAAATTAAATAGGAAATAAATTCGAACTGAGGTTCAACAGGGTCAGGAGTTAAAACCCTCACCATATTTCAGTGGTGATTCCTCGGAACTTTGTGTAGCTAGTCGTACTTCATTCCAATTTCCTGAAATTCGAGTCTCTATTATCTAAACCTTTTGAACTTTCGTGATGTACCTACGCAAACATCACTCTAatcgtttaaaacaaaataagaagcTAATTGCCttagtctttttttattccactacaaaaaacctcgactgcaatctcatctggtggtaacttggtaaatgatgatgcagtgtataagatggtagcgggataactcATAatggtttcaacgcgacatcgcaccggaacactaaatcgcttagcggcacgtctttgtcggtagggtggtaactagccacggccaaagcccaccagaccagacaaaattcagaaattgtaaattttgcaactgccaggaatcgaaccagggacctcctacttaaattcacagcgctctccgttgcgccaggaaggtcgtcaagcattgaaatgttttttttagaaacacTTCAGAAATTACATGGTACATAACAGAAAAAGATAAACgaatgtaaaatttatatattagattATTTATACAACTTAAAAATGGCACCAGATTAATCTGACGCTATCTACctagaaatataataatgctTATTAAGATAGTCTGAATCGCAGTACAACTGGTGCGCTGGTACAGGGCAGTATCGCTTGTTCCGTGACGACAGCGGTCACCAGGCTTGGCGGGGTGACGTCATACGTGAGGTTCAACAGGGTCAGATTGGGGTTGGATCGCCAGTCTTTCAGCGGGGAGTTGTCATCGCTCTTATCTATAATATCGTCGGGGTcacctgaaataaaaaaaaaaacaattaaaattcgaCAAATACAATAAAGGTTTGTATTTTAGTGaagtcataatattttttttgccataCCGGAAAAGTCAGTGATCTTATTACAAGATTTGCTAGCTAGCAATCGAGTAGTCATTTCCGAGTATGGTAATACTTGAACAACGGAGCTAAATAAATCTGattaaaagttcaaatttgcttaaaattattcattattatgaaaatataagctatattttcataattaataattttaatttatattgcacgcctcataaccgaagcgttgaggtgatgtcctataaattaaaatatcactaccCACTCCCGATATATGAAAGACAAGGACTTTTCGAAACTAAACATGACTGTACTATACATTGCACTTATAGGATAAtatcatcatatatatatatcaagaaaaaacattagtttaaagtaaaaaaaaaatattcttcaatcCGTCTGgttctgtttgttgtggagtataaagatctgaagaaattctaaattttgcGACTCTAGgagacattaggtccatttatCTTCACCATGCAGGTTTTGCGAGGATATGCGAAAAAGagtcctcgattgcgagcgtgcaaatcacGTGCAAGGTTACTGCAGTCAAACATGCTCATctggaccaacgaggcagttaataaataaattgatatactacaacaatacacacatcgccacctggCCTCAAaggtaagcttgtgttatgggtactgagatagctcatgaatatttttatgaatataatacacataaatacttataatatacagataaacacccagacactgaaaaacattcacgttcatcaagTTGtgcgaaccctcggccttggactcggaaagcagggtcttCGCCCACTGTGCCAACCGGCGGATAAACAGTTAATACATTTAACATTGAGCACAGAGGGTACATATAGGGAACTCACCGATCTCGTTATAAACGAAGGCGTCTGTCTGCACGTTGTCGGAGAACTTGTGCGTCTCGCATGCCACGAGCAGGGGCACGTTGTGCGCACGCGCAACCAGTGCCGCTTGCAGCGAGCCCACGGGCGCCAGGACCGCGCCGTTGGCCAGCAGCGACGCGGCGCCTATCAGCACTTTCGACATCTGTGGGATGACATTAAATTATAGTACATTTTTCAACAAGGGAGTAAATGTTTTGCGTTACGGGCGCCGGGATAGATCCCAAGAAATCGAGAGATTTTAAACTTGTGTTACTTTAACTCATaggcaggagatataaattatatccccagaaAATATAACCCGGACGACCgattgccgcagtgggcagtgaccctgtttctgagtccaaaagCCGGGgattagattcccacaactggaaaatgtttgtgtgatgaacatgaatgtttttcagtgcatgggtgtttatttgtatgttataagtatttatgtatattattcataaaatatattcatctgtcatcttagtacccataacacaagctactttggggctaataaataaataattacgacATCGTgtcttaattataatttatatctatataaaaaggGATAAAATGAACGGACACGTTCGACACCtaccaaagcacggcaacagggaatatgagaagtttacaGCCGTTTATTGTTACACGTATAtgatttggatattatttccacctgtgcatcaatgctcggagagttgataaagctgtgagagaagataaaattgtatcctttcccggggGAGCTGTAACGTGCTGAAACCAACAAGTCTCCTGTCTAAGGCATACTCACGTCCCGCATCAGGAAGCTGAGCGCAGAGATGTCCGCATACGTGCACACAACGCCGCGCGACACGAGGCGACGCAACATCTCGCGAGCACCGCGTTGGACACGAGTTCCCACCACGACCGCTCGGAACTGCACTCCTGCTTCGTGAGCCTCGCTGAAGATCCTCTCGATCAGAGACGAACTGGAGACAATTATTACCATTGTTATCAccataaagatatataaaaaaaaaccagattTTCTCGTCACTATTTCTATAAAGAGACgagaaaatgtgttttttttaaacccccaaaacaaaaacgacggggtatAATAAGTTTGacgcgcgcgcgtgtgtgtgtgtgtgtgtatgtttgcgTCAGTGGGAGGGTGTCTTCGTGttgtgagtgtgtatgtgtgtgtgtctgtctgtttgattgttttttttatttgtcactgTCTAGTATgccctaaaaaaatatcaatgacAAGCCTACACTAATTAGACTATAGTTATAACCTTTtctgtgtcatcatcatcatcatcaactatATCCGGCCCAacggcacggatctcctcccgcaatgactACGGagtatgccgtagtccaccacgctggtccagtgcggattggtggacttcaaacgccttttaAATAAGCAATTATCAATAAGGGGAGACTCATTTCGTATGGAATATTATGTAAAGGTATTAGggtgtatttaataatttgtaggctttttgcttaaaaaaatatatttatatatacataatttatacaCAAACGTGTACATTTATAGTCGCACGGGTAAAACTTTACTATAGaggcctaacctaacctaactttatATAGAGGCGGgaacgaaaaagaaaaaaaaactaagtacatAAAACATTGTTAAGAGGAAAATATGGAGACCAGAGTGCTTACGCCAAGAGAGATACTCTTTGACCAGTCTCTTAAACGACGGTTTGGAAGGGGCTCTTTTTATCGACTCCGGCAACTAGTTCCACAGCCGAACTGCTGTAAATGAGTCTGACATAAAACCCGACTTTAAGCAGGCACAGACATTAGCAAACTATTAAAGGATCGCAGACTGCTACTTTTGTATGGTATGTAAGCGGTTTTTCAGATATTAAAcatcaaacatttatttatttcaaacaaacacgtaaaaagtaagccaaagaatacagataaagtctgtgatttccacactaggatttcctgtgtcgtggaaatcacaaagaagaatagaatagaaaaactttattgcaacacaacacgataagaaaaacacaaggaaaatagttatagtacttagtgctagggtgcaaaggcggccttatagcatTAAGTGATCTtctaaaggcaacctgagcatGCAAAGAGGTGGATAAGGATAGAACTATACAAACCATCCATAAGTAAGGATGTTATCCCCGGTGGATATCTTTTCTCTGACAGCGGTGCTGATGGCCTCCCCAGCTTTGTCGATCTGCTCGGCAATGTATCGGTCAATCTCCTCTTGTAGTTGTTTCTTTGCCTGAAAATAACGAATCTTATCAAAGTTTTGAACGCCAGAAAATTCATCAAGAATTTATATTAGATACGGATTTTGTAATGTGTTTATAGTCAACTCATAATGCGGAAGGGTTAGGAGTCCCATCTCTGCCGCGAAGTCTTCCGCAGGCCGTTTCAGCTTTGCTTGCGCACCgctactctcaatgagtatacaaaataGATTCTAATCagatttgagaaaaaaaaatcaacatccATTGTCATAATGtcaattttgatttattatttactactcATTAATCACCAAAAACAAACACCGGGAAAGCTGGTGGTTTCCGTAGGCGATATACCGgaattaacgcggacgaagtcgcgggcaactaaacctagtaaataataaatcgaAATTGATATTTGATAACGaataagaca is part of the Pararge aegeria chromosome 2, ilParAegt1.1, whole genome shotgun sequence genome and encodes:
- the LOC120632876 gene encoding dolichyl-diphosphooligosaccharide--protein glycosyltransferase subunit 1, with amino-acid sequence MTFVKSTKMMPAMAQLQFCVLFLVYVATQCTSTNVDTVSSGINIKNVDRTIDISSQLVKITSKVTLENTGKSPVKNFLLAVEGTGKAKLAFIGTKDGNNKDLRNVETDVKGNDDAKFWRVDLKESINAGSTASVVVETVYTKALQPYPTSITQQEEQLVKYLGNLYFYSPYPVSSQKTNVILNTKAVETFTKVKPFLQLDGSISYGPYSNTAAFTEKELVVHYKNNSPFLTVTRLERLIEVSHWGNIAIEETIEVEHTGAKLKGPFSRYDYQQDHHSGPASVRSYKTLLPASASDVYYRDTNGNISTSNMRVKKDSVELDLRPRYPLFGGWRSHYTLGYNVPSYEYLYYSGNEYLLKMRAVDHVFDDMQIDELITKVILPEGTTNIKANFPFAVTRLPDSLHYTYLDTKGRPVITFTKTNIVENHIQDFQLRYSFPRILMLQEPLLVVGFLYTLFLCVIIYVRLDFSIHKSEHPHKD